One window of the Nocardia terpenica genome contains the following:
- a CDS encoding type VII secretion target, which yields MAGYIEANPAAIAGYGTAAAGMATQVATAAGADQAASLAAAVPVFGLIGQEFLASFAFAQANHLLSAAQIAAVHAGTSVTAFEAAGAYEGNEAASAASLLGTVMR from the coding sequence ATGGCCGGATATATCGAAGCCAACCCCGCCGCCATCGCTGGATACGGCACCGCAGCAGCAGGAATGGCCACGCAGGTCGCCACGGCCGCCGGGGCGGACCAGGCGGCGTCCCTCGCCGCCGCGGTGCCCGTCTTCGGACTGATCGGCCAGGAGTTCCTGGCGTCGTTCGCCTTCGCGCAGGCCAACCATCTGCTCTCGGCCGCGCAGATCGCGGCCGTGCACGCGGGCACCTCCGTCACCGCCTTCGAGGCGGCCGGTGCCTACGAGGGCAACGAGGCGGCGTCGGCGGCCTCGCTGCTCGGCACCGTGATGAGGTAG
- a CDS encoding ESX secretion-associated protein EspG, with translation MTTLTNDAVLVTSELLGVQTLPLVLEVGPRQDEIGAFLAARETALTGLRTAGLIDPHDEVDADLAAALFTLAQPERELAARIFTESGTRRVCLARRGAQHAVAIRDGDAIDVRTAWSDGEGATLARPVLEALGPATPAAVASFSAPSDELRDKLDQAAASSEFTQVVYDAGVREREAIEFGLAMASCHAHAEIVAYAYDDGLTTTSSGSVAVYDTARGRIVASPGAAPDFRVWTTFHPGSDHRIAQAISALVETLPGGRWLP, from the coding sequence GTGACGACGCTGACCAACGACGCCGTGCTCGTCACCTCCGAGCTGCTGGGCGTGCAGACCCTGCCGCTGGTGCTGGAGGTCGGCCCGCGGCAGGACGAGATCGGCGCGTTCCTGGCCGCCCGCGAGACCGCGCTGACCGGCCTGCGCACCGCGGGCCTGATCGATCCGCACGACGAGGTCGACGCCGATCTGGCGGCGGCCCTGTTCACCCTGGCGCAGCCGGAACGGGAACTGGCGGCGCGGATCTTCACCGAATCCGGCACGCGCCGAGTGTGTCTGGCCCGCCGCGGCGCGCAGCACGCGGTCGCGATCCGCGACGGCGACGCCATCGACGTGCGCACCGCCTGGTCCGACGGCGAGGGCGCCACGCTGGCGCGCCCGGTGCTCGAGGCGCTGGGTCCGGCCACACCCGCGGCCGTCGCCAGCTTCAGCGCCCCGTCGGACGAACTGCGCGACAAGCTCGATCAGGCCGCCGCGTCCAGCGAGTTCACCCAGGTGGTGTACGACGCGGGCGTGCGGGAGCGGGAGGCGATCGAATTCGGCCTGGCCATGGCGAGTTGCCACGCCCACGCCGAGATCGTCGCCTACGCCTACGACGACGGCCTGACCACGACCTCGTCCGGATCGGTCGCGGTGTACGACACCGCGCGGGGGCGCATCGTCGCCAGTCCCGGCGCCGCCCCGGACTTTCGGGTCTGGACCACTTTCCACCCCGGCTCCGATCATCGGATCGCACAGGCGATTTCGGCCCTGGTCGAAACCCTGCCGGGAGGAAGGTGGTTGCCCTAG
- a CDS encoding DUF2694 domain-containing protein, which yields MTDVGAAGPDATADEPWPTFTAESLTGAIVVRTTEQGLPTGISIERSELTRDPAQLAGEILRLCQRSANRAGLARRAQLAAAGMTPEALALTGLPTEADVARQEIVEEQDYDTEPQSWLRSV from the coding sequence ATGACCGACGTGGGGGCGGCCGGTCCTGACGCCACGGCCGACGAGCCGTGGCCGACCTTCACTGCCGAATCTCTGACCGGTGCGATCGTCGTGCGCACCACCGAACAGGGCCTGCCCACGGGCATTTCCATCGAGCGCTCCGAATTGACGCGCGACCCCGCCCAACTGGCGGGTGAGATCCTGCGGCTGTGTCAGCGTTCGGCCAATCGCGCGGGCCTGGCCCGCCGGGCGCAGCTGGCCGCCGCGGGCATGACGCCCGAGGCACTGGCGCTCACCGGGCTCCCGACCGAGGCCGACGTCGCGCGCCAGGAGATCGTGGAGGAGCAGGATTACGACACCGAGCCGCAGAGCTGGCTCCGATCGGTGTGA
- a CDS encoding type VII secretion target — MADRIEAETQHLRNVAGELDGVAGQLDSILSTVSAASTTYWGKWGNDDFGEKFAGGDNGYDKSDSNLQQVVGSRSDLMRSYSSGLRDAAQSLDNMDHGNSDTFQS, encoded by the coding sequence ATGGCCGATCGCATCGAGGCCGAAACCCAGCATCTGCGCAATGTGGCCGGCGAACTCGACGGGGTCGCGGGCCAACTCGACAGCATTCTCTCCACGGTCTCCGCCGCTTCGACCACCTACTGGGGCAAGTGGGGCAACGACGACTTCGGCGAGAAGTTCGCCGGGGGCGACAACGGCTACGACAAGTCCGACTCGAACCTGCAGCAGGTCGTCGGCTCCCGATCGGACCTGATGCGGTCGTATTCGTCCGGCCTGCGCGACGCGGCGCAGAGCCTCGACAACATGGACCACGGCAACTCCGACACCTTCCAGTCCTGA
- a CDS encoding WXG100 family type VII secretion target, whose protein sequence is MKYDAPTLTHLSEELGRLYGQLQTQASQLQAAAKTLETAWEGNQGFEGFHAAKNKWDNQFGREGDTGPDTALGKVNALSKAVSDALSSAQHTDGKVGSGFGG, encoded by the coding sequence ATGAAGTACGACGCGCCCACCCTGACCCACCTGTCCGAGGAACTGGGCCGGCTGTACGGCCAGCTGCAGACCCAGGCGAGCCAGCTGCAGGCCGCCGCCAAGACCCTGGAGACCGCCTGGGAGGGCAACCAGGGTTTCGAGGGTTTCCACGCGGCGAAGAACAAGTGGGACAACCAGTTCGGCCGCGAGGGCGACACCGGCCCCGACACCGCGCTCGGCAAGGTCAACGCCCTGTCGAAGGCGGTCTCCGACGCCCTGAGCTCCGCTCAGCACACCGACGGCAAGGTCGGTTCCGGTTTCGGCGGCTGA
- the eccB gene encoding type VII secretion protein EccB, whose protein sequence is MPAQLTTRAQVNGYRFLLRRLDHALVRRDVRMLHDPMRSQTRSLIAGAVLGLLVVAGCAILAFLRPQGAIGNAKIVMGKDSGAVYVLVPDAKGEKVLHPALNLASARLITGSNETPTSVKDVKLGSLPRGPILGIPGAPAALPGSKQGDRSDWTLCDQVRLSDSGSAAGATQVATTVLAGQPRLSERMRVADKDAALLVKRNDKTYLIYGGQRAEVDPQNTVMARTLGLTAHPARPVSTGLIDVATEVPALTPPTIARAGEPGPGRLSSVPIGGVIRVASLDGSDRSELYVVLADGVQRISPFTAQVIRFANAQGMSDVKAMPPDVLDGVQPVHELPVDRFPDAVPKILSADDAPVACLAWSKAPGNAPGQRGDTTDAPSDRAGVTLLAGTRLPLADSEKPVTLTTATGTGEHVDAVYIPPASGEFVQATGVATGSPRRDALFYVADNGVRYGVPDLGTAEVLGLGRAPKLAPWEIVGQLVPGPTLSKDNALTSYDALPTGPGQH, encoded by the coding sequence GTGCCAGCGCAGCTGACCACGCGGGCCCAGGTCAATGGGTACCGATTTCTGCTACGCCGACTCGACCACGCCCTGGTCCGGCGAGACGTGCGGATGCTGCACGACCCGATGCGGTCACAGACCCGCTCGCTGATCGCCGGTGCGGTCCTCGGCCTGCTCGTCGTCGCCGGCTGCGCGATCCTGGCGTTCCTGCGGCCGCAGGGCGCGATCGGCAACGCGAAGATCGTGATGGGCAAGGACAGCGGCGCGGTCTACGTCCTGGTGCCCGACGCCAAGGGCGAGAAGGTGCTGCATCCGGCCCTGAACCTGGCCTCGGCCCGGCTGATCACCGGCAGCAACGAGACACCCACCTCGGTGAAGGACGTCAAGCTCGGATCGCTGCCGCGCGGCCCGATTCTCGGCATTCCCGGCGCCCCGGCGGCGCTGCCCGGATCCAAGCAGGGCGACCGATCCGACTGGACCCTCTGCGATCAGGTGCGGCTCTCGGACTCCGGCAGCGCGGCGGGCGCCACGCAGGTGGCCACGACGGTGCTGGCCGGGCAGCCCCGGTTGAGCGAGCGCATGCGGGTGGCCGACAAGGACGCCGCGCTGCTCGTCAAGCGCAACGACAAGACCTATCTGATCTACGGCGGCCAGCGCGCCGAGGTGGATCCGCAGAACACGGTGATGGCCCGCACGCTCGGCCTGACCGCGCACCCGGCGCGCCCGGTGTCCACGGGGCTGATCGATGTGGCCACCGAGGTTCCGGCCCTGACCCCGCCGACCATCGCGCGCGCCGGTGAGCCCGGCCCCGGCCGCCTGTCGAGCGTGCCGATCGGCGGCGTGATCCGGGTGGCCTCGCTGGACGGCTCCGACCGGTCCGAGCTGTATGTGGTGCTCGCCGATGGGGTGCAACGCATTTCGCCGTTCACGGCCCAGGTGATCCGCTTCGCGAACGCGCAGGGCATGAGCGATGTCAAGGCGATGCCGCCGGACGTGCTGGACGGCGTGCAGCCGGTGCACGAGCTGCCGGTCGACCGCTTCCCGGACGCCGTCCCGAAGATCCTGTCCGCCGACGACGCCCCCGTCGCCTGCCTGGCCTGGTCGAAGGCGCCCGGCAACGCGCCGGGGCAGCGCGGCGACACCACCGACGCCCCGTCGGACCGCGCCGGGGTCACCCTGCTGGCGGGAACCCGTCTGCCGCTGGCGGATTCGGAGAAGCCGGTGACGCTGACGACCGCCACCGGCACCGGCGAGCACGTGGACGCGGTCTACATCCCGCCCGCCTCCGGCGAATTCGTGCAGGCCACCGGCGTCGCCACCGGCAGTCCGCGCCGCGACGCCCTGTTCTACGTCGCCGACAACGGTGTCCGCTACGGCGTTCCGGATCTCGGCACCGCCGAGGTGCTCGGCCTGGGCCGCGCGCCCAAACTGGCGCCGTGGGAGATCGTCGGCCAGTTGGTGCCGGGCCCGACCCTGTCCAAGGACAACGCCCTGACCAGTTACGACGCCCTGCCCACCGGGCCCGGCCAGCACTGA
- a CDS encoding PE family protein, whose product MEFDPARAHRTAADLDALADRLEADLRTNAPALNVPAPGADEVSQRAAATLRDVASSYGASADAGVLELRKLAAGLRSQSRQLTTMDADNAADVGSTV is encoded by the coding sequence ATGGAATTCGATCCCGCACGGGCCCACCGGACCGCCGCCGACCTGGACGCGCTGGCCGACCGGCTGGAGGCCGACCTGCGCACCAACGCGCCCGCGCTGAACGTGCCCGCGCCCGGCGCCGACGAGGTGTCCCAGCGCGCCGCCGCGACGCTGCGCGACGTCGCGTCGTCCTACGGTGCGTCCGCCGACGCGGGCGTGCTCGAGCTGCGCAAGCTGGCCGCGGGCCTGCGCTCGCAGTCGCGGCAGCTGACCACCATGGACGCCGACAACGCCGCCGACGTCGGATCGACGGTCTGA
- a CDS encoding PPE domain-containing protein translates to MVEPPFASYTGVVWEARPTDQLARDLTTGPGAVPLAEAGAAWGRVAASFGAAVGEYDQVIAAIRDHWRSAESEPVLERLSRMRDWLIDAATAAGQNAVHAGNQAAAYEVARLAMPHVAEIAVLEAAKKAIEQAASALGAPIVAAAAQVSADQDEAKANAARVMRAYEAATEPLAQPWQQQTPPALARADALEAERAGAQANPTAAPTAGGYGAMGVPALPSIGSIEVKAPLTAYRTQQTFVRAQLEPEATVESGATQVDPVGSRMMPAAASAGAAAPVEAEHTPRAGAAPARPGEGLEIEAGIDVAPAVLGATAPPPDTDAPRATANPEQTP, encoded by the coding sequence ATGGTCGAACCCCCGTTCGCCAGCTACACCGGTGTGGTCTGGGAGGCCAGACCCACCGACCAGCTGGCGCGTGATCTCACCACCGGACCCGGCGCGGTGCCGCTCGCCGAAGCGGGCGCGGCATGGGGCCGGGTGGCCGCGAGTTTCGGTGCGGCCGTGGGCGAATACGATCAGGTCATCGCCGCGATCCGGGACCACTGGCGCTCGGCCGAGAGCGAACCGGTGCTGGAGCGGCTGTCCCGCATGCGCGACTGGCTGATCGACGCCGCGACCGCCGCGGGCCAGAACGCGGTGCACGCCGGAAATCAGGCCGCCGCCTACGAGGTCGCGCGCCTGGCCATGCCGCACGTCGCCGAGATCGCCGTCCTGGAGGCGGCGAAGAAGGCGATCGAGCAGGCCGCTTCCGCGCTCGGCGCCCCGATCGTCGCCGCCGCCGCGCAGGTCAGCGCCGACCAGGACGAGGCCAAGGCGAACGCGGCCCGGGTGATGCGCGCCTACGAGGCCGCGACCGAACCGCTGGCGCAACCGTGGCAGCAGCAGACCCCGCCCGCGCTGGCCCGCGCCGACGCGCTGGAGGCCGAACGCGCCGGGGCGCAGGCGAATCCGACCGCCGCGCCCACCGCCGGTGGCTACGGCGCGATGGGCGTCCCGGCCCTGCCGTCGATCGGCTCGATCGAGGTCAAGGCCCCGCTGACCGCCTACCGCACCCAGCAGACCTTCGTCCGGGCGCAGTTGGAGCCGGAGGCCACGGTCGAATCCGGTGCGACACAGGTCGATCCGGTCGGGAGCCGGATGATGCCCGCCGCGGCGAGCGCCGGTGCGGCCGCGCCGGTCGAGGCCGAGCACACCCCGCGCGCCGGTGCGGCGCCCGCCCGCCCCGGCGAGGGACTCGAGATCGAGGCCGGAATCGACGTGGCACCGGCCGTTCTCGGCGCCACCGCGCCGCCGCCGGACACCGACGCGCCCCGCGCCACCGCCAATCCGGAGCAGACGCCGTGA
- a CDS encoding ESX secretion-associated protein EspG yields MNRTWRFTDIEFFVLWDSLREGPLPPPLVFTSRTPLHDDFVRELVETQDALRSRVDSSFDEVLEVLLHPDIKIVVDGWDGADADDPKRCVRQYAARRGDRGYVVTQLPGETIWHSGGFVITETEAIALADAVVAALPEAEPGRQSGIVLADADGGDELDYSYGRSAVADSFEESAPGRAARFLRAPAVTIGTIAVVQGWSRFGPRGIVRREIGWRDIEDDGRYAIAPDTSSAVVGVTPDRLRTMINTEIAVVVGAIKDERI; encoded by the coding sequence ATGAATCGGACCTGGCGTTTCACCGATATCGAGTTCTTCGTCCTGTGGGACTCCCTGAGGGAGGGCCCGCTGCCGCCGCCGCTGGTGTTCACCAGCCGCACCCCGCTGCACGACGATTTCGTCCGCGAACTCGTCGAGACCCAGGACGCGCTGCGTAGCCGGGTGGACAGCTCCTTCGACGAGGTCCTGGAGGTGCTGCTGCACCCGGACATCAAGATCGTGGTGGACGGCTGGGACGGCGCGGACGCCGACGACCCGAAGCGGTGCGTGCGGCAGTACGCCGCCCGCCGGGGCGACCGCGGATACGTGGTCACCCAGCTGCCCGGCGAGACGATCTGGCACAGCGGCGGATTCGTGATCACCGAGACCGAGGCGATCGCGCTGGCGGACGCGGTGGTGGCGGCCCTGCCCGAGGCCGAGCCCGGCCGGCAGTCCGGCATCGTGCTGGCCGACGCCGACGGCGGCGACGAATTGGACTACAGCTACGGTCGTTCGGCGGTGGCCGACTCCTTCGAGGAGTCGGCGCCGGGCCGGGCCGCCCGCTTCCTGCGCGCCCCGGCCGTCACGATCGGGACGATCGCGGTGGTGCAGGGGTGGTCGCGGTTCGGGCCGCGCGGCATCGTCCGCCGCGAGATCGGCTGGCGCGATATCGAGGACGACGGGCGCTACGCCATCGCCCCCGACACCTCCTCGGCGGTGGTCGGTGTGACGCCGGATCGGTTGCGCACGATGATCAACACCGAGATCGCGGTCGTGGTCGGCGCGATCAAGGACGAGAGAATCTGA
- a CDS encoding WXG100 family type VII secretion target, whose product MSGGSVNFDAFGAGKAADDMGDAVNNIRSTIKQLTDAVDSSKGGWQGDASDACGKAATSWDDEASRLNSILDEITQMVGSGNKDYGHMDTGNVQHFTNLG is encoded by the coding sequence ATGTCCGGTGGAAGTGTAAATTTCGACGCGTTCGGTGCCGGTAAGGCCGCCGACGACATGGGCGACGCGGTGAACAACATCCGCTCCACCATCAAGCAGCTGACCGACGCCGTCGACAGCTCGAAGGGTGGCTGGCAGGGCGACGCCAGCGACGCCTGCGGCAAGGCCGCCACCTCGTGGGACGACGAGGCCTCCCGGCTGAACTCGATCCTGGACGAGATCACCCAGATGGTCGGGTCCGGTAACAAGGACTACGGCCACATGGACACGGGCAACGTCCAGCACTTCACCAACCTCGGCTGA
- a CDS encoding YbaB/EbfC family nucleoid-associated protein, which yields MTNEMAKAQAADIMDMVRAGIENIARAQQEQVRLTATATAARNRVCVTVNAQGTVIETRFSGDIEDLTYPEIARAVTQAAQDAAAQVQRRTREIFEDVRKDQERMPRLSEFLPGMPDVRDMMPEAPEVSTAPPRSADRDEPPVDGSMRFDNVEEWDHGKSTASTPFSVDRPW from the coding sequence ATGACTAACGAGATGGCGAAGGCGCAGGCGGCCGACATCATGGACATGGTGCGGGCCGGTATCGAGAACATCGCTCGCGCGCAGCAGGAGCAGGTTCGCCTCACCGCGACGGCCACCGCGGCCCGCAACCGCGTCTGTGTCACGGTCAACGCGCAGGGCACCGTCATCGAGACCCGATTCTCCGGCGACATCGAGGATCTGACCTATCCCGAGATCGCGCGCGCGGTCACCCAGGCGGCCCAGGACGCGGCCGCCCAGGTGCAGCGGCGCACCCGGGAAATCTTCGAGGACGTGCGCAAAGACCAGGAGCGCATGCCGCGGCTCTCGGAGTTCCTGCCGGGCATGCCCGACGTGCGGGACATGATGCCCGAGGCGCCGGAGGTCTCCACCGCGCCACCGCGGTCGGCCGACCGTGACGAGCCGCCGGTGGACGGTTCCATGCGGTTCGACAATGTCGAGGAGTGGGATCACGGCAAGTCCACGGCATCCACTCCGTTCTCCGTCGATCGTCCCTGGTGA
- a CDS encoding YbaB/EbfC family nucleoid-associated protein, whose amino-acid sequence MVDSMDELEARVRGQLYRIRDLGDRMAAIRAREVSADGAVTAEVDGNGALTGLEFTAAVARLSPADFERRLVDTAAAAAAAAFEQRARLITEFTEELSGNPG is encoded by the coding sequence ATGGTCGACTCCATGGACGAGCTGGAGGCGCGGGTGCGCGGCCAGCTCTATCGCATCAGAGATCTCGGCGATCGGATGGCGGCCATCCGGGCTCGGGAGGTGTCGGCCGACGGCGCCGTCACCGCCGAGGTCGACGGCAACGGCGCCCTCACCGGGCTCGAGTTCACCGCCGCCGTCGCGCGCCTGTCACCCGCCGATTTCGAACGGAGACTGGTCGATACCGCGGCCGCGGCGGCGGCCGCGGCCTTCGAGCAGCGCGCCCGGCTGATCACCGAGTTCACCGAGGAGCTCTCCGGCAATCCGGGTTAA